The DNA region CCAGGCTGGCCTGTCCGCCAGCCGTTCGCGTAGCTACGGCTTGCTCGGCGGGCTGGGCATCGGCACCGATCGTTGGTCAATTGCGGGCTTTGGCGGCTATCTGGACTCGCGCCAGACGCTGCGCCAGCTGGGATCGCAAACCGACGCCGATGGCTGGTTTGCTGGGGTTGCGGGCAGCTATGCGTTGGGGGCATTGCGGTTCGACGCAACGCTGGCTTATCATCATCTCGATGCCGATACCGATCGCCTGACGCCCGATGGCGGCAAGGCGCATGGCCGTTTCCGCCTCAAAAACTGGGTGGGCGATCTGTCCCTCTCCTATGAGGCGGTGCTGGGCAGCGATTGGGCGGCACAGCCGGACATCGGCCTGACCTATGTCGCGACGACCCGCACTGGCGTGCGCGAAGACAATGGCAGCGTCTGGGCGCTCGACGTAGCGAAAGACAAGCATGATGCCCTGTTCGCCGATGGCGGCATCGCCTTTAGCCGCAGCCGGGCGTCGGACGCGCCATTCCGTCCGTTTGTGCGCCTGGGCGTCCAATATCAGCTCAAGGGCCGCCATGTTGAGGCGCTGGCAGGCCTTTCAGGCGCGAACCAAGGCCTGCTCTCGCTTGGAGCGCGCCGTGGCGGACTGGTCGGCAGCGTCAGCGGCGGCGCGGAGATGCGGGTCAGTTCCGTCCTCTCCCTGTTCGCCAACGCCGCCCAGACCTACAGTGAGGATGATCGCCGGGCATCAGCCAATATCGGGATGAAGTTCGCCTTTTAAGACATCGAGGTGCGCAGTCAGAAAGCATCTGGCGATGTCGGAGCGACATTCTTTCGTGATTTTCTCTCCGACATCATTGCCCACGACGGCCGATAACCGCGACCTACCTGCCTTTAGCGGATGTCCGGAATGTCCCACCTTTGCCACAAATCTGCCGATCGGCGTTACCGGGTCGGGCGCTTACGCCGTTTGCCCATAATAAAAACAAACCCCGCCGAAGTGGATGCAACGGCGGAGCCAAGGTTCAGGGAGCCGCTTTGGAGGGGGTAGAGCGGCGATGATAAGCGCCATGGCTAAGGTAAAGCCGTCACAGGGTATAATATACTGCACAGGGCGGTGGCAGAGGAGCGCGGCGAAGCCGAGGCGTTGCCTTGTGCGGTGATCGAGGTAGCTGACGATGCGGCAGCGCTGGAAGCCTCGCTCATCGAGAATATCGCCCGGCTCGATCGCGACGACGTGACCCGCTAGGAATGTTTCATCCCGCCCAAAGCTAACCGCCGCGAGCCCGTCCCTTGCGATTTCCGCCGCTATCGTGACCGCAACCGTATCGAGCGCATGTTCGGCCATCTCAAGCAATTCTGCCGCATCGCCACCGGATACGACAAAACCGCCTTGTCATTCGCCAGCTCCCTTAACCTCGCTGCTATCCGCAAATGGCTGTCGAACTTTGTCAACGCGGCCTAGATAGGCAACACCTGCCGTTGAGAGGCAGGGATCTAACTTTTGCTTGGCGCTCCTATGGTGCTGTC from Sphingobium sp. HWE2-09 includes:
- a CDS encoding transposase; the protein is MPPKANRREPVPCDFRRYRDRNRIERMFGHLKQFCRIATGYDKTALSFASSLNLAAIRKWLSNFVNAA